The proteins below are encoded in one region of Chroococcidiopsis sp. SAG 2025:
- a CDS encoding ATP-binding protein has translation MRYKIVTTKNIVSLSSGFQESHKREAGIPRMGLIYAPTGFGKTTAAAWLVNRENGLYVRAISLWSPSTMLMAILVELSIAPPRFPAQMLQGIVDQLKLSQRPLFIDEADYLFHNSRMIDAVRDIHDLTRLPVWLIGSQKLEKQLARRKIIAGRISQWVNFLPCDLEDTQKIAQELCLIEVQADLLEQLHKAAKGSIRLITVGLSRIEAFARIQKWDSINATQWSGLPFFFARQVDYQDD, from the coding sequence ATGCGCTACAAAATTGTCACTACGAAAAACATTGTCAGCTTGTCGAGCGGCTTTCAGGAATCACACAAACGTGAAGCTGGAATTCCGAGAATGGGCTTGATTTATGCACCGACAGGTTTTGGTAAAACGACTGCTGCCGCTTGGCTCGTCAATCGCGAAAACGGGCTCTATGTGCGAGCCATTTCGCTCTGGTCGCCTTCGACAATGCTGATGGCAATTCTGGTAGAGTTGTCGATCGCACCGCCACGATTCCCAGCTCAGATGTTGCAAGGAATCGTGGATCAATTGAAGCTGAGCCAGCGTCCGTTGTTTATCGATGAAGCCGACTATCTGTTTCATAACTCCCGCATGATCGATGCCGTGCGAGATATTCATGATTTAACTAGACTTCCAGTGTGGCTGATTGGGTCACAAAAACTCGAAAAACAGCTTGCCCGACGCAAAATTATTGCCGGACGCATCTCACAGTGGGTCAATTTCTTGCCGTGCGATCTCGAAGATACCCAAAAGATTGCTCAAGAACTGTGTCTAATTGAAGTGCAAGCGGATTTGCTCGAACAATTGCACAAAGCAGCAAAAGGTAGTATTCGTCTAATCACGGTTGGACTCAGCCGGATTGAAGCTTTTGCACGCATTCAGAAATGGGACAGCATCAATGCCACACAATGGTCAGGACTGCCTTTTTTCTTCGCTCGGCAAGTGGACTATCAAGACGATTAA